Proteins from a genomic interval of Shewanella seohaensis:
- a CDS encoding DUF4136 domain-containing protein — protein sequence MYLSQTIGRLLTLLTISLAALTACVSVDDSQALRTTIVTSGDLSLLPPSAMTYTWHPTLQKIFVDSRLDKQQVQQHMQDTLKKVLLTKGYRWVEDPQLADFQVGFGVAMGTQMSDEQILAAAGLVPGLSNQGVDPKKYDKGSVLISFFKPTGVAGQPTEMVWRVLAQGFANIKDMDEVKARFDGLIDEMLLSLPVTHAVQ from the coding sequence ATGTATTTATCACAAACCATTGGGCGTTTATTGACGCTATTAACCATCAGTTTGGCCGCGCTGACGGCCTGCGTGAGTGTGGATGATTCGCAGGCGCTGCGAACCACGATTGTGACTTCGGGGGATTTGAGCCTATTACCGCCGAGTGCCATGACCTATACCTGGCATCCCACCCTACAGAAGATCTTTGTTGACAGTCGACTCGATAAACAGCAAGTGCAGCAGCATATGCAAGATACGCTGAAAAAAGTGCTGCTGACCAAAGGGTACCGCTGGGTCGAAGATCCACAGCTTGCTGATTTTCAAGTGGGGTTTGGCGTTGCCATGGGCACACAAATGTCGGACGAGCAGATACTCGCCGCCGCAGGCCTAGTGCCTGGGTTGTCAAACCAAGGTGTTGATCCTAAAAAATACGATAAAGGCTCAGTGCTGATTAGCTTTTTTAAGCCGACGGGAGTCGCAGGTCAACCCACTGAAATGGTCTGGCGAGTCCTTGCCCAAGGCTTTGCCAACATTAAAGATATGGACGAAGTTAAGGCCCGCTTCGATGGTTTAATCGATGAAATGCTGTTATCGCTGCCCGTCACCCATGCGGTGCAATAG
- a CDS encoding VOC family protein, whose amino-acid sequence MAQSIFVNLAVESVQQSRVFYAGLGFGINEQYSNEQAACVVIADNIYVMLLAKPFFAGFTDKAIADACTTTEVLNCLDCDSRERVDQLVKLAEQHGGKAYRQAQDQGFMYGHAFEDPDGHIWELVHMAAQVG is encoded by the coding sequence ATGGCACAAAGTATCTTTGTTAATTTAGCGGTTGAAAGTGTTCAACAATCACGGGTTTTTTACGCTGGCCTAGGATTTGGTATCAATGAGCAATACAGCAATGAGCAGGCTGCTTGCGTGGTGATTGCCGACAATATTTATGTGATGCTGCTGGCGAAGCCTTTTTTCGCTGGCTTTACCGATAAGGCGATTGCCGATGCCTGCACCACGACAGAAGTGCTCAATTGTCTAGACTGCGACAGTCGAGAGCGTGTCGACCAACTGGTTAAGCTCGCAGAGCAACATGGCGGCAAAGCCTATCGTCAAGCCCAAGATCAAGGATTTATGTATGGCCACGCGTTTGAAGATCCCGATGGACATATCTGGGAACTTGTTCATATGGCAGCGCAAGTGGGTTAG
- a CDS encoding DUF2797 domain-containing protein encodes MLGTLKKLRAHLDEAQQVQYQLVVGDELLPLNPLIGKPLTLTHTGNIFCCNCGKKTKKSYSQGHCFVCMQKLASCDMCIMKPETCHFDQGTCREPEWAQSHCFVPHYVYLSNTSGIKVGITRHTQLPTRWIDQGATQGLPIFKVSTRQISGLVEVELAKLINDKTHWQTMLKGHADDIDLNAKAAELIPQIEAKLHEIGMQKGDDSIERLDETIQSIHYPIDTFPKKITSHNFDKNEVVSGILQGIKGQYLIFDTGVINIRKFTAYEVSVELI; translated from the coding sequence CTTAGATGAGGCGCAACAAGTACAGTATCAACTGGTTGTTGGCGACGAGTTACTGCCACTGAATCCCTTAATTGGCAAGCCGCTGACCCTGACCCACACGGGTAACATCTTCTGTTGTAACTGCGGTAAAAAGACCAAAAAGAGCTATTCGCAAGGCCATTGCTTTGTGTGTATGCAAAAGCTCGCCAGTTGCGATATGTGCATTATGAAGCCCGAAACCTGTCACTTTGACCAAGGTACTTGCCGCGAGCCAGAGTGGGCGCAAAGCCATTGTTTTGTGCCGCATTATGTTTATCTATCCAATACTTCAGGTATCAAAGTCGGCATCACTCGCCACACACAATTGCCTACTCGCTGGATAGATCAAGGCGCGACTCAAGGTTTACCGATTTTTAAAGTGTCGACACGACAAATCTCGGGTCTAGTGGAAGTGGAGTTAGCCAAACTCATTAACGATAAAACCCACTGGCAAACCATGCTTAAGGGCCACGCCGACGATATCGATTTAAATGCTAAGGCGGCGGAACTGATCCCGCAAATTGAGGCTAAGTTGCACGAAATCGGCATGCAAAAAGGCGATGACAGTATCGAACGTTTAGATGAAACGATTCAGTCGATTCACTATCCCATCGACACCTTTCCGAAGAAGATCACTTCGCACAACTTCGATAAAAATGAGGTGGTAAGCGGGATTTTACAGGGGATTAAAGGTCAGTATCTGATCTTCGATACCGGCGTGATTAACATTCGTAAATTCACGGCCTATGAAGTGAGCGTAGAGCTAATATAA